A region of Sulfurimonas sp. DNA encodes the following proteins:
- a CDS encoding MarR family winged helix-turn-helix transcriptional regulator, whose amino-acid sequence MKKIHFEQSLGHLFHIIILEMRSQLEKELKAFGVTNHQFGTLLLISKLGSLTQRQISEATVGDEGLTSRLIGRLINKKVVKKQKNPDDRRQQLVSLTIKGEELLQQIIPLAIKGNQKVEELIDDNEYRTLLKILNKIKAGIR is encoded by the coding sequence ATGAAAAAAATACATTTTGAGCAATCACTTGGGCATCTATTCCATATAATCATCCTAGAAATGCGTAGTCAATTGGAAAAAGAGTTGAAAGCATTTGGGGTTACCAATCATCAATTTGGTACACTGTTACTAATCTCTAAACTTGGTTCTTTAACACAAAGACAGATATCAGAAGCGACGGTTGGAGATGAAGGACTTACAAGCAGACTCATTGGAAGACTAATAAATAAAAAAGTGGTTAAAAAACAAAAAAACCCTGATGATAGGCGTCAGCAATTAGTTTCTTTGACTATTAAAGGAGAAGAATTACTACAACAAATAATTCCATTAGCAATCAAAGGAAATCAAAAGGTTGAGGAACTAATTGATGATAATGAATATAGAACACTTTTGAAAATATTAAATAAAATCAAGGCTGGAATTAGATAA
- a CDS encoding response regulator transcription factor, with translation MKILLLEDDTVLADILVDFLQEEYEVVHTYSMKKALSLSEKHTFDLYIFDINVPDGDGISLLKNLRSFNDETPTIFITAFHDTKYLKSAFESGANDFIKKPFDLEELAQRIENIKRHFGLSFLVKIALDLEFDTQTHILNTKEAVHHLSSKESACLHYLYKNRHRVVSVEEMLQNLWEYDEMPSGDAVRTLIKELRKYVGKEHILNIRGEGYRFE, from the coding sequence ATGAAAATTTTACTACTAGAAGATGACACAGTTTTAGCAGATATATTGGTTGATTTTTTGCAAGAAGAGTATGAAGTTGTTCATACTTACAGCATGAAAAAGGCTTTGAGTTTAAGTGAAAAACACACATTTGACTTGTATATTTTTGATATAAATGTTCCAGATGGCGATGGCATTTCATTGTTAAAGAATTTAAGAAGTTTTAATGATGAAACACCAACAATTTTCATAACAGCCTTTCATGATACAAAGTATTTAAAATCAGCCTTTGAATCAGGTGCAAATGACTTTATAAAAAAACCTTTTGATTTAGAAGAGTTAGCTCAACGCATAGAAAATATAAAAAGACATTTTGGACTTAGTTTTTTAGTGAAAATCGCATTAGACTTGGAGTTTGATACCCAAACTCACATATTAAATACTAAAGAGGCTGTACATCATCTAAGTTCTAAAGAAAGTGCTTGTTTGCACTACTTATATAAAAATCGTCATCGCGTTGTAAGTGTTGAAGAGATGTTGCAAAACCTTTGGGAATATGATGAAATGCCATCAGGAGATGCTGTTCGCACACTTATAAAAGAGCTTAGAAAGTATGTAGGAAAAGAACATATTTTAAATATAAGAGGGGAGGGTTATAGGTTTGAATAG
- a CDS encoding ABC transporter ATP-binding protein — protein sequence MQKQEITLRTIYNLILEKKPALIYGQIITLLAILVSVPIPLMLPVMVDEILLDKPAHFVDSINFVLSETTAFYYIAIVTVVVILLRFIYYFLGVIITKVFTKISKHVTFMIRERLLNHLKVASMNEYETLGSGAITANLVTDVNTLDNFIITSVSKFVSSVLTLVAVGIVMIIIDPILGILILIIQPLIMLLSKNMASVVGNLKKDENEAIEKFQDNIGETLDLYGQIKASNKEDSFFKDAISHAKKVQITSNEYGYKSVAYEKLSYTIFLTMFEVIRASGLILVVYSDLSIGMMFAMFGYIWFIMTPVQDILTMQYSYASAMSALKRINKILTLKTESSGTKNIDAKSLNIYLNNLNFSYSNDKPILKDISININAGCKIALIGASGSGKTTLAQVISGFYEKNSGTLKYNDINTEDLDKRSLRKEIFLVLQMPILFNSSLRFNITMGDESIDDKKIYKALQTAQLTDMIEDMPKKLDTIVGRHGIRLSGGQRQRLSIARMIIANPSVVIFDESTSALDVHTEAKLHSSIAPLLKDKTVITIAHRLSTVKNADIIYVLEGGKIVQRGTHEELEDEEGHYMEFVKKQLV from the coding sequence ATGCAAAAACAAGAAATTACACTTAGAACTATATACAATCTCATCTTAGAAAAAAAACCTGCTCTTATTTATGGGCAAATTATCACTCTTTTAGCTATCTTAGTGAGTGTCCCTATCCCTTTGATGTTACCAGTGATGGTAGATGAAATCCTCTTAGACAAACCAGCTCACTTTGTAGATAGTATAAACTTTGTTTTAAGTGAAACAACAGCATTTTACTACATAGCCATTGTAACTGTTGTGGTTATATTACTAAGGTTTATCTACTACTTTCTTGGTGTGATTATCACAAAAGTTTTTACTAAAATTTCTAAACATGTAACCTTTATGATAAGAGAGCGTCTTTTAAATCATCTAAAAGTAGCATCTATGAATGAGTATGAAACTCTTGGTTCAGGTGCCATAACTGCCAATCTTGTAACAGATGTAAATACACTTGACAACTTCATCATAACAAGTGTTAGCAAGTTTGTATCCTCTGTTTTAACACTTGTTGCTGTTGGGATAGTTATGATAATAATCGACCCAATACTTGGCATTTTGATTCTTATCATTCAACCACTCATTATGCTTCTTAGTAAAAACATGGCATCTGTGGTGGGGAACCTAAAAAAAGATGAAAATGAGGCTATTGAAAAATTTCAAGACAACATAGGAGAGACTCTAGACCTTTATGGACAGATAAAAGCATCTAACAAAGAAGACTCTTTCTTTAAAGATGCCATCTCTCATGCTAAAAAAGTTCAAATAACCTCGAATGAGTACGGATACAAAAGTGTCGCTTATGAAAAACTATCATATACAATCTTTTTAACTATGTTTGAAGTCATTCGTGCTTCTGGACTTATTTTAGTGGTGTATAGTGACCTTAGCATCGGTATGATGTTTGCGATGTTTGGATACATTTGGTTTATTATGACTCCTGTTCAAGATATTTTAACCATGCAGTACAGTTACGCATCTGCAATGAGTGCCCTAAAGAGGATAAATAAAATTCTCACTCTAAAAACAGAATCAAGTGGAACAAAAAACATAGATGCCAAGAGTTTAAATATCTATTTGAACAATCTAAATTTTTCATATTCAAACGATAAACCAATATTAAAAGATATATCTATAAATATAAATGCTGGTTGTAAAATAGCTCTAATAGGTGCAAGTGGAAGTGGAAAGACTACTTTGGCACAAGTTATTTCAGGTTTTTATGAAAAAAATAGTGGTACCTTAAAATATAATGATATCAATACAGAAGATTTAGACAAACGCTCATTAAGAAAAGAGATATTTTTAGTTCTTCAGATGCCCATACTTTTTAACTCCTCTCTTAGATTTAACATCACTATGGGAGATGAAAGTATTGATGATAAGAAAATATATAAAGCTCTTCAAACTGCTCAACTAACCGACATGATAGAAGATATGCCAAAAAAACTTGACACCATTGTAGGTCGTCATGGTATCAGACTATCAGGAGGACAAAGACAAAGACTTAGCATCGCAAGAATGATTATTGCAAATCCAAGTGTAGTTATTTTTGATGAATCTACTTCTGCTCTTGATGTTCACACAGAAGCAAAACTTCACTCCAGTATTGCTCCACTTTTAAAAGATAAAACAGTTATAACAATCGCTCACAGACTAAGCACCGTTAAAAATGCTGATATTATTTATGTACTAGAAGGCGGAAAAATTGTCCAAAGAGGAACTCACGAAGAGTTAGAAGATGAAGAAGGACATTATATGGAGTTTGTGAAAAAACAGTTAGTTTAA
- a CDS encoding HAMP domain-containing sensor histidine kinase codes for MNSLEKKSFYSFLALYLGSSLLFVLLSGFWYYSAQKNALENMTYYKLQHLADNISSLVINAHMTSTALSLPKMQDNYEYTLIKSSQNKVYEKSYFEKDGYKVFVSSAPQEHLGIEYVVSKTDEFHKSLDALLINVLLAMFVIFITIGFISLILSRLFMRPIHQKVKEIEDFVQDISHELNTPITALGMSSKRAIQKGVYDEKILRNISISTKQLYSIYQSLAYLNFSEAKQESELLNLLPVLERSIEYYSELTHAKNINIQTDLNKSSLTIVNTKVELLFSNLISNAIKYSMPDTNINIVLKEGFFRIEDEGVGIEQEKLDEIFELYNRSSNLAGGFGVGLSIVKEICDEFQININVTSELEKGSRFELSWLN; via the coding sequence TTGAATAGCTTAGAAAAAAAATCATTTTACTCTTTTTTAGCTCTTTATCTTGGCTCGTCTTTACTTTTTGTTTTACTTTCTGGTTTTTGGTACTACTCAGCACAAAAAAATGCATTAGAAAATATGACTTATTATAAGCTTCAACATTTAGCCGATAATATTTCAAGTCTTGTGATAAATGCTCACATGACATCTACTGCTCTAAGTCTTCCAAAAATGCAAGATAACTATGAATATACTTTAATTAAATCTAGTCAAAATAAAGTTTATGAGAAAAGTTATTTTGAAAAAGATGGTTATAAAGTTTTTGTGTCTTCTGCACCACAAGAGCATCTAGGCATAGAGTATGTAGTGAGTAAAACAGATGAATTTCATAAAAGTCTAGATGCTTTGCTTATAAATGTATTACTTGCAATGTTTGTTATTTTCATAACTATTGGTTTTATATCTTTGATATTATCTAGGCTTTTTATGCGTCCAATTCATCAAAAGGTAAAAGAGATAGAAGATTTTGTGCAAGATATTTCACACGAGTTAAACACACCCATAACAGCCCTAGGAATGAGTTCAAAAAGAGCGATACAAAAAGGGGTTTATGATGAAAAGATACTTAGAAATATATCTATCTCTACAAAACAGCTTTATAGCATCTACCAATCTCTTGCATATCTTAACTTTAGTGAGGCAAAACAAGAATCAGAATTGCTCAACCTTCTTCCCGTTTTGGAGCGAAGTATAGAATATTATTCAGAGTTAACTCACGCTAAAAATATAAATATACAAACCGACTTAAATAAATCTAGTTTAACTATCGTAAACACAAAAGTAGAACTGCTTTTCTCAAACCTAATCTCAAATGCCATAAAATATTCTATGCCAGATACAAACATCAATATAGTTTTAAAAGAAGGGTTTTTTAGAATCGAAGATGAAGGTGTCGGAATAGAACAAGAAAAACTTGATGAGATTTTTGAGCTTTATAACAGAAGTTCAAACTTAGCTGGTGGTTTTGGTGTCGGACTTAGTATAGTTAAAGAGATATGTGATGAGTTCCAAATCAATATAAATGTTACTTCAGAGTTGGAAAAGGGAAGTCGTTTTGAGTTGTCTTGGTTAAACTAA
- a CDS encoding TolC family protein, with amino-acid sequence MFRKIFTLLKAFSYIFIVISFSTVIQAKEQIIVGVVIDGYSSAIEKNIALVNSEIQLLTRDEFNIRLPKEYQLSGEWKQKGIESALENLYQNPKVDIVLVLGYGSAVVAVNKKSFSKPTLVSTIIDERLSNAPVKGNTSGKHNLSYISIQGNLQRELKAFREVVDFKHIAMISDALMSEVMPNLHNKGMKVASKLDIKITPVKHNGGSIEDLFSKFPKEIDAVMIGTLPRMSIEQKTELLTKLIERGLPSYSIVDSELVEQGALMTTIPSVNTQQRARRIALNLQTLLLGNDLKDMKIFINDRRQLIINMQTAHLLHISPSFAVMLEAKKINEKENASIHWSLNKVADTALRENLSIKASKLNIALGEEIINESQATLLPQLSIGANHQFRGGYDSDAMGKQNGSASLSLSQILYSETAWSNLDIEKLRQEARISEHKQTELDVIEDATVKFLNVLKSQTLLDVQKENVKLSRINLELAQSKARIGTASKADIYRWESGLFTAKADLLGASSTLKQAKEALNQILNRPLDEPFNVAPALIDNPVLIMNDPELSGLIANRASFHILSKVLIELGLNASPEIATYIANIATEQRILKSENRSYYMPKATLNGDYSSTYYDSRNETFSKEGENDWSIGINLSLALYEGGARSSKVRQSYLTLKQLQLQLLDSKNSIEQKIRANLHATQVSKLSIDLQQASADSSKKNYELVYDAYSKGTAGIIDLVDAQNSGLTAKFNAVNATYQFLIDLMYLQRSIGNFDFFLSDDERQSIVQEIKKKMILGK; translated from the coding sequence ATGTTTAGAAAAATATTTACTTTACTAAAAGCTTTTTCTTACATCTTTATAGTAATTTCTTTTTCTACCGTCATTCAAGCAAAAGAGCAGATTATTGTTGGTGTTGTTATTGACGGGTACTCATCAGCTATAGAAAAAAACATTGCTCTTGTCAATAGTGAAATTCAGCTTTTAACAAGAGATGAGTTTAACATTCGTTTACCTAAAGAATATCAGCTTAGTGGCGAATGGAAACAAAAAGGTATTGAATCTGCCCTAGAAAATCTGTACCAGAACCCTAAAGTCGACATTGTATTAGTTTTAGGTTACGGCTCTGCAGTAGTCGCCGTTAATAAAAAAAGTTTTTCTAAACCTACCCTTGTATCGACCATTATTGATGAGCGTTTGTCTAATGCACCCGTCAAAGGTAATACCTCGGGCAAACATAACCTTAGCTATATCTCAATTCAGGGTAATCTTCAAAGAGAGTTAAAGGCTTTTCGTGAAGTGGTTGATTTTAAACATATAGCAATGATTAGCGATGCTTTAATGTCTGAAGTAATGCCTAACCTGCACAATAAGGGTATGAAAGTAGCATCTAAACTAGATATTAAAATCACCCCTGTAAAACACAATGGCGGTAGCATAGAGGATCTTTTTTCTAAATTTCCCAAAGAAATAGACGCAGTTATGATCGGTACTTTACCACGAATGAGCATAGAACAAAAAACAGAACTTTTAACGAAACTAATTGAACGAGGACTACCTAGTTATAGTATCGTTGATTCAGAACTTGTAGAACAGGGTGCTTTAATGACTACAATACCATCCGTTAATACTCAACAGCGTGCTCGTCGTATTGCCCTAAACTTGCAGACTTTGTTACTAGGTAATGACCTTAAAGATATGAAAATATTTATAAATGACCGACGACAATTGATTATAAATATGCAAACTGCTCATCTTTTACATATATCACCATCATTTGCAGTGATGCTTGAAGCAAAAAAAATAAATGAAAAGGAAAATGCTTCTATACATTGGAGCCTCAACAAAGTTGCAGATACAGCGCTTAGAGAAAACCTAAGCATTAAAGCTTCAAAACTAAATATAGCACTAGGAGAAGAAATAATCAATGAGAGTCAAGCAACTCTTTTACCACAACTATCTATTGGTGCGAACCATCAGTTTCGCGGGGGTTATGACTCCGATGCTATGGGAAAACAAAATGGTTCAGCCTCGCTTAGTCTAAGTCAAATACTTTATAGCGAAACAGCTTGGTCAAATTTGGATATTGAGAAATTACGACAAGAAGCACGAATTTCAGAACATAAACAGACAGAGCTTGATGTCATAGAAGATGCAACGGTCAAATTTTTAAATGTTTTAAAATCACAGACATTATTAGATGTTCAAAAAGAGAATGTAAAACTTTCTCGTATAAACTTGGAATTAGCACAGAGTAAAGCAAGGATTGGTACAGCCAGCAAGGCTGATATCTATAGATGGGAAAGTGGACTGTTTACCGCAAAGGCAGATCTCTTAGGTGCTTCATCTACTCTTAAACAAGCTAAAGAAGCACTAAATCAGATATTAAATCGTCCCCTAGATGAACCTTTTAATGTTGCTCCAGCTTTAATTGATAATCCTGTCTTAATAATGAACGATCCTGAACTCTCAGGCTTAATAGCTAATAGAGCAAGTTTTCACATCTTAAGTAAGGTGCTTATTGAACTTGGATTAAATGCATCACCTGAAATTGCCACATATATAGCAAATATTGCAACCGAGCAACGTATACTTAAAAGTGAAAATCGTAGTTATTATATGCCAAAAGCTACTTTGAATGGAGATTATTCTAGTACTTATTATGATAGTCGTAATGAAACTTTCTCTAAAGAGGGGGAAAATGATTGGAGCATAGGAATAAATCTTTCATTAGCATTATATGAAGGTGGAGCACGCTCAAGTAAGGTAAGACAATCATATCTGACGTTAAAACAACTTCAGTTGCAATTGCTAGACTCAAAAAATTCTATTGAACAAAAAATTCGTGCAAATTTGCATGCTACTCAAGTATCAAAATTGTCCATTGATTTACAGCAAGCTTCAGCAGACTCGTCAAAAAAGAATTATGAGTTAGTTTATGATGCTTATAGCAAAGGAACAGCTGGGATTATTGATCTTGTAGATGCCCAGAACTCTGGATTAACAGCTAAGTTTAATGCTGTGAATGCCACCTATCAATTTTTGATAGATTTAATGTATCTACAACGATCTATTGGTAACTTTGACTTTTTCTTGAGTGATGATGAGCGTCAATCAATTGTTCAAGAGATTAAGAAAAAAATGATTTTAGGAAAATAA
- the gltX gene encoding glutamate--tRNA ligase, with the protein MVVTRFAPSPTGYLHIGGLRTALFSYLWAKKNGGEFVLRIEDTDKARNSQEATDAILKAFEWLGLKHDGEITYQSQRDEIYTKYIKQLLDEGKAYKCYMSKEELTELRETQMAAKERTKYNGKYRDFDGTPPEGVEPVIRIKAPLTGEILVKDGVKGNVSFQAEDILDDFVIARSDGAPTYNFVVAIDDYLMGINEVIRGDDHLSNTPKQIVVYEALGFPLPKFYHVPMIHNSKGKKLSKRDGATDVMAYKEMGYTPEALLNFLVRLGWSHGDQEIFSMEEMQDLFNPKDINKSASIYNTEKLDWLNSHYIKNTPNTQLAELLLNYDLVLTSHDKKEILLDALKERAKTLKELAILTNEILITPTSYDEKAIKKAFKGEATSILNAFGTKLTTCENCHLPSDYHHIMESVVSELEIGFGKIGQPLRVALLGKMGGPGLDDVMAILGKDETMLRIANIITKLN; encoded by the coding sequence ATGGTTGTTACTCGTTTTGCTCCTTCTCCTACTGGTTATCTTCATATTGGTGGTTTACGAACTGCTCTATTCTCTTACCTTTGGGCTAAGAAAAATGGCGGAGAGTTCGTACTTCGCATCGAAGATACAGACAAAGCAAGAAACTCACAAGAAGCTACAGATGCAATACTCAAAGCTTTTGAGTGGTTAGGTCTAAAACATGATGGCGAGATAACTTACCAGTCACAAAGAGATGAGATATATACAAAATACATCAAACAACTTTTAGATGAGGGAAAAGCATACAAATGTTACATGTCAAAGGAGGAACTCACAGAACTTCGTGAAACTCAAATGGCTGCAAAAGAGCGTACAAAATACAATGGAAAGTATCGTGATTTTGATGGTACCCCACCAGAGGGTGTAGAGCCTGTTATCCGCATAAAAGCTCCTTTGACTGGTGAAATTTTAGTCAAAGATGGTGTAAAAGGAAATGTATCTTTTCAAGCCGAAGATATACTAGATGATTTTGTTATCGCTCGTTCAGATGGCGCACCTACTTATAACTTTGTAGTAGCTATTGATGACTATTTGATGGGCATAAATGAAGTTATCCGTGGAGATGACCATCTTTCAAATACTCCTAAACAAATAGTAGTTTATGAAGCACTCGGGTTTCCTCTTCCTAAGTTTTATCATGTGCCTATGATTCACAATTCAAAAGGAAAAAAACTCAGCAAACGCGATGGGGCTACTGATGTTATGGCTTATAAAGAAATGGGCTACACTCCAGAAGCTCTTTTAAACTTTTTAGTCCGTCTTGGTTGGAGTCATGGTGACCAAGAGATATTTAGTATGGAGGAGATGCAAGACCTTTTTAATCCAAAAGATATAAATAAATCAGCATCTATCTACAATACCGAAAAACTTGACTGGTTAAACTCTCACTATATAAAAAATACTCCAAACACGCAACTAGCAGAACTTCTTCTTAATTATGATTTAGTTCTAACTTCTCATGATAAAAAGGAGATACTACTAGATGCATTAAAAGAAAGAGCAAAAACACTTAAAGAGCTAGCAATTTTAACAAATGAAATATTGATAACACCAACTTCTTATGATGAAAAAGCTATTAAAAAAGCATTTAAAGGGGAAGCTACCTCTATTCTAAATGCCTTTGGAACTAAGCTAACAACTTGTGAGAATTGTCATCTTCCGAGTGATTATCATCATATAATGGAGAGTGTTGTTAGTGAACTAGAGATAGGCTTTGGAAAGATTGGACAACCTCTTCGCGTGGCACTACTTGGTAAAATGGGTGGTCCAGGGCTTGATGATGTTATGGCTATTCTTGGTAAAGATGAAACTATGTTAAGAATTGCAAATATAATTACAAAACTAAACTAA
- a CDS encoding diguanylate cyclase, with product MNIFNNIDAFIELITDLAFFKNMDGVYTHCNEAHLSFVGKTREEIIGKTAFEIYSTENANKIQKDDYEILATRKTKAYEETFINKDGTITYFYTTKQVLYNDLGDKIGLFCIERNITAEKEYQLIYEDNKLLLEYIAKHNDISQILDKIVNLAEDRNKDTKCSILLLNESKRNLFSGASPSLPDFYNEAINGVEIGEKIGSCGSAVYKKERVIVENINTHENWQGYLELTKKANLHACWSEPIFSSRDEILGSFAMYSSKVKAPSDFELKLISSYAHLVSLAIEKENQNKAIRESNKKLRLSEFESAQLFDNALVGLMYISQDRIILKANQHLANIFGYENPEEMIGISTRELHLSQSKFLEFGKTYFKTLVHRTNLNIEYQQKKKDGSTVWCELSGTALDEQTSADLAKGVLWTVKDITKNKELEQKVKERTQEIQEKNKQLEDVATKDYLTGLYNRLKIDDSIDYQIKRSKRNESIFGVIMLDIDYFKLVNDEHGHQVGDKILFEFAKVLTDVFRETDIVGRWGGEEFLIIIEDADKEDIINLANKIKETIERHDFPVVKRKTVSVGVTIYHKNENKNELIQRVDKALYKAKNSGRNQVQYL from the coding sequence ATGAACATTTTTAATAATATAGATGCTTTCATTGAATTGATAACAGATTTAGCGTTTTTTAAGAATATGGATGGGGTATATACTCATTGCAATGAAGCCCATTTAAGTTTTGTCGGTAAAACAAGAGAAGAAATTATTGGCAAGACAGCCTTTGAGATATATTCAACTGAAAATGCCAATAAGATTCAAAAAGATGATTATGAGATATTAGCAACAAGAAAAACTAAAGCTTATGAAGAGACTTTCATTAATAAAGATGGAACAATTACATATTTTTACACTACAAAACAAGTTTTATATAATGATTTAGGAGATAAGATTGGACTTTTTTGTATTGAAAGAAATATTACTGCAGAAAAAGAATATCAGTTAATCTATGAAGATAATAAGCTACTCCTAGAGTATATTGCTAAGCATAACGACATATCTCAAATCCTCGATAAAATAGTAAACCTAGCAGAAGATAGAAACAAAGATACCAAGTGTTCTATCCTTTTGTTAAATGAAAGTAAAAGAAATCTCTTTAGCGGAGCTTCTCCAAGTTTACCTGATTTTTATAATGAAGCCATAAATGGTGTAGAAATTGGTGAGAAGATAGGTTCATGTGGTAGTGCAGTCTATAAAAAAGAAAGAGTTATAGTTGAGAATATTAATACGCATGAAAATTGGCAAGGATATTTAGAGTTAACTAAAAAAGCAAATCTACACGCTTGCTGGTCTGAACCTATATTTTCTTCACGAGATGAAATCCTTGGAAGCTTCGCTATGTACAGCAGTAAAGTAAAAGCCCCAAGTGATTTTGAATTAAAACTTATTAGCTCTTATGCTCATTTAGTCTCACTTGCTATTGAGAAAGAAAATCAGAATAAGGCGATAAGAGAGTCAAATAAAAAACTAAGACTAAGTGAATTTGAATCAGCTCAGCTTTTTGACAACGCCTTAGTTGGGTTAATGTATATAAGCCAGGATAGAATCATACTAAAAGCCAATCAGCATCTAGCAAATATATTTGGTTATGAAAATCCTGAAGAAATGATTGGTATTAGCACAAGAGAACTTCACTTATCCCAAAGTAAATTTTTAGAGTTTGGTAAAACTTATTTTAAAACTTTGGTGCATCGAACGAACTTGAATATAGAGTACCAACAAAAGAAGAAAGATGGTTCAACTGTATGGTGTGAACTGTCTGGTACAGCTTTAGATGAACAAACTTCTGCCGACTTAGCAAAAGGTGTTCTTTGGACAGTTAAAGATATAACTAAGAATAAAGAACTTGAACAAAAGGTAAAAGAAAGAACACAGGAGATTCAAGAAAAAAATAAACAACTTGAAGATGTAGCAACTAAGGACTATTTAACTGGTTTATACAATCGTTTAAAAATAGATGACTCTATAGATTATCAAATTAAACGCTCAAAACGCAATGAAAGTATTTTCGGTGTGATTATGCTGGACATTGATTATTTTAAATTAGTAAATGACGAACATGGACACCAAGTTGGAGATAAGATTTTATTTGAGTTTGCTAAAGTTCTTACAGATGTATTTAGAGAAACGGATATAGTAGGTAGATGGGGTGGAGAAGAGTTTCTTATTATCATAGAAGATGCAGATAAAGAAGATATTATAAATCTTGCAAATAAGATAAAAGAGACTATTGAGAGGCATGACTTTCCTGTTGTAAAACGAAAAACAGTGAGTGTAGGTGTAACAATTTATCATAAAAATGAAAATAAAAATGAGCTTATACAGAGAGTTGACAAAGCACTTTATAAAGCAAAGAACAGTGGTAGGAATCAAGTTCAGTATCTATAA
- a CDS encoding SO_0444 family Cu/Zn efflux transporter produces MEYIIEFFTALYDLSNAMAIYILLGLVFAGILHEIVPDSIVTKHLGKESILSVIKATVFGIPLPVCSCGVIPIASSIKKSGASKGATLSFLISTPITGVDSILATYGIFGWIFTIYRIFTSMVIAMVAGILTNYLDKEVVAEEKHQSYRSCCCSTPSSASKEKQKKFSLMGAIKYAFVTLLCGISKALLFGLLVGALITIAIPENLSDILVEYYWLSYLIAISIAVPMYVCATASLPIAAALMLNGVSPGAAFVFLSAGPATNTVTIGVVKKMLGTTSLYIYLGSIILGSVLFGLGLDFIFDSNSIDTKSLIHMSEEVAFFEILSSIVLWSFMIYFTLKSYFKKS; encoded by the coding sequence ATGGAATATATAATAGAATTTTTTACAGCACTTTATGATTTAAGTAACGCAATGGCAATCTATATTCTTTTAGGTCTAGTCTTTGCAGGTATCTTGCATGAGATAGTGCCTGATTCTATAGTCACTAAGCATCTAGGTAAAGAGAGCATACTCTCGGTCATTAAAGCTACTGTATTTGGGATACCTCTGCCTGTTTGTTCTTGCGGTGTTATCCCTATAGCAAGTAGCATTAAAAAAAGTGGTGCTAGCAAGGGTGCAACTTTATCTTTTTTAATCTCTACTCCCATAACAGGTGTAGATTCTATCCTTGCTACTTATGGTATATTTGGTTGGATATTTACTATATATCGTATTTTTACTTCTATGGTTATTGCCATGGTTGCAGGAATATTAACAAATTATTTAGATAAAGAAGTTGTAGCAGAAGAAAAACATCAGAGTTATCGTAGCTGTTGTTGTTCTACACCCTCTAGTGCATCTAAAGAAAAGCAAAAAAAATTCTCACTCATGGGTGCCATAAAATATGCCTTTGTAACACTTCTTTGCGGCATCTCAAAAGCACTACTTTTTGGTCTTCTTGTTGGAGCATTAATTACCATAGCAATTCCAGAAAATTTAAGTGATATATTGGTTGAATATTATTGGCTTTCATATCTCATAGCTATCTCTATCGCTGTACCGATGTATGTTTGTGCCACAGCATCTCTGCCAATAGCTGCCGCTTTAATGTTAAATGGTGTTAGCCCTGGAGCCGCTTTTGTATTTTTAAGTGCTGGTCCAGCGACAAACACCGTAACTATTGGTGTTGTTAAAAAAATGCTTGGTACAACTTCTTTATATATTTATCTTGGATCTATTATTCTAGGAAGTGTTCTTTTTGGCTTAGGGCTTGATTTTATCTTCGATTCAAACTCTATTGACACTAAATCTCTGATTCACATGAGTGAAGAAGTAGCTTTCTTTGAAATACTTAGCAGTATTGTTTTATGGAGTTTTATGATATATTTTACTCTTAAATCATATTTTAAAAAGTCTTAG